The proteins below are encoded in one region of Halogranum gelatinilyticum:
- a CDS encoding GNAT family N-acetyltransferase produces the protein MADTTVVSSERVSLRPVERDDAEFMQRSTTDPEIRVPLGSTQPSNSHQSETFIEETLEGGDGVSLVVETDDESIGLVAVKSLDQARPELVYWLVPEYHGEGYGSEAVGLFVDYLFRTHDCRGLHARVFDFNDGSQDVVRGLGFTEEGRFREARFVDGDYVDVVHFGLLRREWQAR, from the coding sequence ATGGCCGACACCACTGTCGTTTCGAGCGAGCGCGTCTCGCTCCGTCCCGTCGAACGCGACGACGCCGAGTTCATGCAACGCTCGACGACCGACCCGGAGATTCGCGTCCCGCTCGGCTCCACACAGCCGAGCAACAGCCACCAGAGCGAGACGTTCATCGAGGAGACGCTCGAAGGCGGCGACGGTGTTTCGCTGGTCGTCGAGACCGACGACGAGTCTATCGGGCTGGTCGCCGTCAAGAGCCTCGACCAGGCGCGGCCGGAACTCGTCTACTGGCTGGTCCCGGAGTACCACGGCGAGGGCTACGGGTCCGAAGCTGTCGGCCTCTTCGTCGACTACCTCTTTCGGACCCACGACTGCCGCGGCCTGCACGCTCGGGTCTTCGACTTCAACGACGGCTCACAGGATGTCGTGAGGGGACTCGGCTTCACCGAAGAAGGGCGGTTCAGAGAGGCTCGCTTCGTCGACGGCGACTACGTCGACGTCGTTCACTTCGGGCTGCTGCGCCGCGAGTGGCAGGCGCGGTAG
- a CDS encoding AMP-binding protein, producing the protein MTTVPDIDEVVHEPSQSFVESTNVWEFMQTYGIEDYDELIERTCHDVEGVDESGVEWFWDELVDYLGIDFYEDYETVRDDSEGPQFSEWYPGGRINIAHNTLDRHAAVDSEKRNTVACIWEGEDGTVREVTYHELHRQANKVANYLESTGIETGDTVGLYMPMVPEVISILYGCFKVGAIAVPIFSGFGVDATATRIEDSECSVLFTGDGFQRRGGEILLKGAADDAIDEAGHVEHTVVFDRLGASNDGSTVDVPWNADHDEWWADAIETQDDAYDTKELPSDQESMLLYSSGTTGKPKGIVHTHAGVQMQTAKEIHFGFDQKPSDRFFWVSDIGWMMGPWTLIGNQTFGGTIFMYEGAPDHPEPDRFWEMIDRHKLTTFGISPTAIRALRKYDDEWIEKHDLSSLRLLGSTGEPWDPESWQWFYENVGGGEAPIINISGGTEICGCFLMPMPTQPLKPCSLGGPGLGMNIDIVNSEGESVADDHERGFLVARDSCPSMTKSLWEGDERYLNTYWSTWEDLWDHGDWAQKDEDGFWFLHGRADDALNVAGRKVGPAEVEGALIEHESVNQAAAVGVPDDTTGTAVVAYVVLEDGVAESDDLREELRALVGEELGKPFRPREVLFVDEFPKTQSGKIIRRAISSLYQGEDLGDMSSIENPEALEKIENAK; encoded by the coding sequence ATGACCACGGTACCCGACATCGACGAGGTCGTCCACGAGCCGAGCCAGTCGTTCGTGGAGTCGACGAACGTCTGGGAGTTTATGCAGACGTACGGTATCGAGGACTACGACGAACTCATCGAACGGACCTGCCACGACGTCGAAGGCGTCGACGAGAGCGGCGTCGAATGGTTCTGGGACGAGCTCGTCGATTATCTCGGCATCGATTTCTACGAGGACTACGAGACCGTCCGCGACGACTCCGAGGGCCCACAGTTCTCCGAGTGGTATCCCGGCGGCCGCATCAACATCGCCCACAACACGCTCGACCGCCACGCAGCCGTCGATAGCGAGAAACGCAACACGGTCGCCTGCATCTGGGAGGGCGAAGACGGTACCGTCCGCGAGGTGACCTACCACGAACTGCATCGCCAGGCCAACAAGGTCGCGAACTACCTCGAATCGACGGGCATCGAGACGGGCGATACAGTGGGGCTGTATATGCCGATGGTCCCCGAAGTCATCTCTATCCTCTACGGCTGTTTCAAAGTCGGTGCCATCGCGGTGCCTATCTTCTCGGGCTTCGGTGTCGACGCCACAGCCACGAGAATCGAAGACTCAGAGTGTTCCGTCCTCTTCACTGGCGACGGTTTCCAGCGTCGTGGCGGCGAGATTCTGCTCAAGGGAGCCGCGGACGATGCCATCGACGAAGCGGGTCACGTCGAGCACACTGTGGTCTTCGACCGATTGGGTGCCAGCAACGACGGCAGCACCGTCGACGTGCCGTGGAACGCTGACCACGACGAGTGGTGGGCCGACGCTATCGAGACGCAGGACGACGCCTACGATACCAAGGAACTGCCTTCGGACCAGGAGTCGATGCTGCTGTACTCCTCAGGGACCACAGGAAAACCGAAAGGCATCGTCCACACCCACGCCGGCGTCCAGATGCAAACAGCGAAAGAAATCCACTTCGGCTTCGACCAGAAGCCCTCTGATAGGTTCTTCTGGGTTTCGGACATCGGCTGGATGATGGGACCGTGGACGCTGATTGGCAACCAAACGTTCGGCGGAACCATCTTCATGTACGAGGGCGCGCCCGACCACCCCGAACCCGACCGCTTCTGGGAGATGATCGACCGCCACAAGCTCACCACCTTCGGCATCTCGCCGACCGCTATCCGCGCACTCCGCAAGTACGACGACGAGTGGATCGAAAAGCACGACCTATCGTCGCTCAGACTGCTCGGCTCGACCGGCGAACCCTGGGACCCCGAATCCTGGCAGTGGTTCTACGAGAACGTCGGTGGCGGCGAAGCACCCATCATCAACATCTCCGGCGGCACCGAAATCTGCGGCTGCTTCCTCATGCCCATGCCGACTCAGCCGCTGAAACCCTGCTCGCTCGGTGGGCCGGGACTGGGGATGAACATCGACATCGTGAACTCCGAGGGCGAGTCCGTCGCCGACGACCACGAACGCGGCTTCCTCGTCGCCCGTGATTCGTGTCCCTCGATGACGAAGTCGCTCTGGGAGGGCGACGAGCGGTATCTGAACACTTACTGGTCGACCTGGGAGGACCTCTGGGACCACGGCGACTGGGCACAGAAGGACGAAGACGGCTTCTGGTTCCTGCACGGCCGCGCCGACGACGCGCTCAACGTCGCGGGCCGGAAGGTCGGTCCCGCCGAGGTCGAAGGCGCGCTCATCGAACACGAGTCCGTCAACCAGGCCGCCGCCGTCGGCGTCCCCGACGACACGACCGGAACGGCCGTCGTCGCCTACGTCGTGCTCGAAGACGGTGTCGCGGAGAGCGACGACCTCCGCGAGGAGTTGCGGGCACTCGTCGGCGAGGAGTTAGGAAAGCCGTTCCGCCCGCGTGAGGTGCTGTTCGTCGACGAGTTCCCGAAGACCCAGTCGGGGAAGATCATCCGCCGCGCCATCTCCTCGCTCTATCAGGGCGAAGACCTCGGCGACATGAGCAGCATCGAGAACCCCGAAGCGTTAGAAAAGATCGAGAACGCGAAGTAA
- a CDS encoding nucleoside phosphorylase, which produces MVKDTDASEDPNQGFQYHVELEEGDVANAVLLPGNPERLDKITPFWDDHEEVAYHREYRTATGTYEGTPISVTSTGIGSPSAAIALEELARVGADTFIRVGSCGALQPEMDVGDLVITSGGVRQEGTSKEYVREEYPAVADKEVVSALVAAAERLGHDYHVGLTMSADSFYTGQGRPGFEGFRALGSEDLVKELQDANVKNIEMEASALLTIANVYGLRAGAVCSVYANRVTGEFRTEGETKSAETASLAVKLLAKMDAVKEEAGVDHWHAGLSLE; this is translated from the coding sequence ATGGTCAAGGACACAGACGCAAGCGAAGACCCGAACCAGGGCTTCCAGTACCACGTCGAACTCGAAGAAGGCGACGTCGCCAACGCCGTCCTCCTCCCCGGCAACCCCGAGCGACTGGACAAGATCACCCCCTTCTGGGACGACCACGAAGAGGTCGCCTACCACCGTGAGTACCGCACGGCGACGGGGACCTACGAGGGGACGCCCATCTCCGTCACGTCGACGGGTATCGGCAGTCCCTCTGCCGCCATCGCGCTCGAAGAACTCGCCCGCGTCGGCGCGGACACCTTCATCCGCGTCGGCTCCTGCGGCGCGCTCCAGCCCGAGATGGACGTCGGCGACCTCGTCATCACCTCCGGCGGCGTGCGCCAGGAGGGGACGAGCAAGGAATACGTCCGCGAGGAGTACCCCGCCGTCGCCGACAAGGAGGTCGTCTCCGCACTCGTCGCCGCCGCCGAGCGCCTCGGCCACGACTACCACGTCGGCCTGACAATGAGTGCCGACTCCTTCTACACCGGCCAGGGCCGCCCCGGCTTCGAGGGCTTCCGCGCGCTCGGCAGCGAAGACCTCGTGAAGGAACTGCAGGACGCGAACGTCAAGAACATCGAGATGGAGGCCTCCGCGCTCCTCACCATCGCCAACGTCTACGGTCTCCGCGCCGGTGCGGTCTGCTCGGTCTACGCCAACCGCGTCACCGGCGAGTTCCGGACCGAAGGCGAGACGAAGTCCGCCGAGACGGCCAGCCTCGCCGTGAAGCTCCTCGCGAAGATGGACGCGGTCAAAGAAGAGGCGGGCGTCGACCACTGGCACGCCGGGCTGTCGCTGGAGTAG
- the dnaJ gene encoding molecular chaperone DnaJ encodes MSEDFYDVLGVSRDADEDEIKKAYRKKATEYHPDVSDDPNAEEKFKKVKKAKEVLSDEEKRSAYDRMGHDRFEQAEKRGGFDGGGGGRGGGNPFGGGGGMGGGMGGFEDIFNNLFNGGGGRGGQGNRPQQGADLRTRLTIDLEDAFEGVEKSLTVTRPERCPDCDGEGHPEDADVETCPECNGQGQTTTVQQTPFGRMQQTQACRNCGGDGNLYSETCDSCGGDGRVRNEATLDVEIPAGIRDGQTIRMEREGAPGENGGPNGNLLIEVHVEENEQFRREGDDLHYQHPVSFPQAVFGATVEFETLDGTVEMDVPSGTQSGETFRLKGKGMPRLQRRGSGDLYVQVQVVTPENLNKEQKKALEKFAEAGGDEVEVKEGFFEKIKNSF; translated from the coding sequence ATGAGCGAGGACTTCTACGACGTGCTCGGGGTCTCCCGGGATGCCGACGAGGACGAGATCAAGAAGGCCTACCGAAAGAAGGCAACCGAGTACCACCCGGACGTCAGCGACGACCCGAACGCTGAGGAGAAGTTCAAGAAGGTCAAGAAGGCCAAAGAGGTCCTCAGCGACGAGGAGAAGCGCTCGGCGTACGACCGCATGGGCCACGACCGCTTCGAGCAGGCCGAGAAGCGCGGCGGCTTCGACGGCGGTGGCGGTGGCCGTGGCGGCGGCAACCCGTTCGGCGGCGGTGGCGGCATGGGCGGGGGGATGGGCGGCTTCGAGGACATCTTCAACAACCTGTTCAACGGCGGCGGCGGCCGCGGCGGGCAGGGTAACCGCCCGCAGCAGGGGGCGGACCTGCGGACGCGGCTCACCATCGACCTCGAAGACGCCTTCGAGGGCGTCGAGAAGAGCCTGACCGTCACGCGTCCCGAGCGGTGTCCCGACTGCGACGGCGAGGGCCATCCCGAGGACGCCGATGTGGAGACCTGTCCCGAGTGTAACGGGCAGGGCCAGACGACGACGGTCCAGCAGACGCCGTTCGGTCGGATGCAGCAGACGCAGGCCTGTCGGAACTGTGGCGGCGACGGCAACCTCTACAGCGAGACGTGTGACAGCTGTGGTGGCGACGGCCGCGTCCGCAACGAGGCGACGCTCGACGTCGAGATCCCCGCGGGTATCCGCGACGGCCAGACCATCCGGATGGAGCGCGAGGGCGCGCCCGGCGAGAACGGCGGTCCCAACGGCAATCTGCTCATCGAGGTCCACGTCGAGGAGAACGAGCAGTTCCGTCGCGAGGGCGACGACCTCCACTACCAGCATCCCGTCTCGTTCCCGCAGGCGGTCTTCGGCGCGACCGTCGAGTTCGAGACGCTCGACGGCACCGTCGAGATGGACGTCCCCAGCGGAACCCAGAGCGGCGAGACCTTCCGACTGAAGGGCAAGGGGATGCCGCGACTCCAGCGTCGTGGCTCCGGCGACCTCTACGTGCAGGTGCAGGTCGTCACCCCCGAGAACCTCAACAAGGAGCAGAAGAAGGCCCTAGAGAAGTTCGCCGAAGCGGGCGGCGACGAAGTCGAGGTCAAAGAGGGCTTCTTCGAGAAGATCAAGAACTCCTTCTAA
- a CDS encoding GNAT family N-acetyltransferase yields MYVRDAKNRDEVWLLDHIEAMGLDDAAFRSRDYVIAVDEETNTRVGFGRIRLHKADDGDSCELTGIGVLADWRGQGVGAHVVERLLGKAAADGFDDVYCITDQPNYLLQFGFEPLDSSDLPEPLARRHEEKRESLDETVVATHIAVDDFEMPEGLREAFKDAQPVAEEPEPEESAEDFGIDPEKATYKYDTGR; encoded by the coding sequence ATGTACGTCCGCGATGCCAAGAACCGAGACGAGGTGTGGCTGCTCGACCACATCGAGGCGATGGGACTCGACGACGCGGCGTTCCGGTCGCGCGACTACGTCATCGCGGTCGACGAGGAGACGAACACCCGAGTCGGCTTCGGCCGCATCCGGCTCCACAAGGCCGACGACGGCGACTCCTGTGAGCTGACCGGCATCGGCGTCCTCGCCGACTGGCGGGGGCAGGGCGTCGGCGCGCACGTCGTCGAACGCTTGCTCGGGAAGGCCGCCGCCGACGGCTTCGACGACGTCTACTGCATCACCGACCAGCCGAACTATCTCCTCCAGTTCGGCTTCGAGCCGCTCGATTCGAGCGACCTCCCCGAACCGCTCGCCCGTCGCCACGAAGAGAAACGCGAGTCGCTCGACGAGACGGTCGTCGCGACGCACATCGCTGTCGACGACTTCGAGATGCCCGAGGGGCTTCGCGAGGCGTTTAAAGACGCCCAACCAGTCGCAGAAGAACCCGAACCCGAGGAGTCGGCGGAAGATTTCGGTATCGACCCGGAGAAAGCGACCTACAAGTACGACACCGGGCGGTGA
- the cdd gene encoding cytidine deaminase, translating to MPEDLIQQARDVLANAHVPYSEYRVGAALRASDGTVFVGCNIENANYSNSLHAEEVAIAEAVKNGYTEFDRLAVSSGVRDGVTPCGMCRQTLAEFCDEDLVVVCDEGDEETTEYVLGELLPNTISLGTLEAAKEQQE from the coding sequence ATGCCAGAAGACCTGATTCAGCAGGCCCGCGACGTCCTCGCAAACGCCCACGTCCCCTACTCGGAGTACCGCGTCGGCGCGGCGCTCCGCGCCAGCGACGGGACCGTCTTCGTCGGCTGCAACATCGAGAACGCGAACTACTCGAACAGCCTCCACGCCGAGGAAGTCGCCATCGCCGAGGCCGTCAAGAACGGCTACACCGAGTTCGACCGCCTCGCCGTCTCCTCGGGCGTCCGCGACGGCGTCACCCCCTGCGGGATGTGCCGCCAGACGCTCGCGGAGTTCTGCGACGAGGACCTCGTCGTCGTCTGCGACGAGGGCGACGAGGAGACGACGGAGTACGTCCTCGGCGAACTGCTACCGAACACCATCTCGCTCGGGACGCTCGAAGCCGCGAAAGAACAGCAGGAGTAA
- a CDS encoding cupin domain-containing protein: MAHTKAHYSDVDPVGGGMYFLRDALDCESLGLTVVDADAGWEGKEHDHVESDHEEVYLLVEGEGSITVDGETLDLSKGDAVRVSPDASRQIRAGDVDSTFVIVGAP; the protein is encoded by the coding sequence ATGGCGCACACGAAAGCTCACTACAGCGACGTCGACCCCGTCGGCGGCGGAATGTACTTCCTCCGAGACGCGCTCGACTGCGAGAGCCTCGGTCTCACCGTCGTCGACGCCGATGCCGGGTGGGAGGGCAAAGAACACGACCACGTCGAATCCGACCACGAGGAGGTCTACCTCCTCGTCGAGGGCGAGGGGTCGATCACGGTCGACGGCGAGACGCTCGACCTGTCGAAGGGTGACGCCGTCCGGGTCTCCCCCGACGCGTCCCGACAGATCCGCGCGGGCGACGTCGACAGCACGTTCGTCATCGTCGGCGCGCCGTAG
- a CDS encoding L-aspartate oxidase yields MTPTDPSVPEEAVQGVDTENVEYEEVTVPVLVVGAGAAGARTAISLKQAGVEPLVIGKRDHGDAHTTWAAGGINAALGSLDEEDDWTVHAADTYDEGHFINDPDAVELVAKGMPDRIRELDEWGMPFDRTEDGKINQRYFGAQSFRRTCFVGDRTGEAILETLVAKAQELEIPYRDNVMVTRLLSDGSRVYGAAGYDMEDGHFVVFTAEHVVLAAGGFSAIYNRHSSRDDENNGDGPALAYEAGASLLDTEFVQFHPTGMVQDPDWEEEWGGRLVTEAVRGEGGRLFNSEGERFMERYSPDQMELDARDVVARAIAQEVREGRGTENGGVYLDISHRDRDFIEERLPRMYERFQSLGVDMAEEPVEVAPTAHYTMGGVDIDFNTGETGVEGLYAVGETVAGVHGANRLGGNSLAETVAIGKLVGDHVANQVTGETPELPGGMRALAQREFAALEGLETSDGDVTPEELHEAFGELMWEHAGILRDEESLKAGLERLQDLRERTADLRVDGDRTSLAFEYAVDLSFTFTVGEAILRGALEREESRGAHFREDFTETDETWRKNILVDRGDTGMGLTTRGVGEPSPEVQAAIDEGHELDYHHLE; encoded by the coding sequence ATGACACCCACAGACCCGTCGGTACCCGAAGAGGCGGTACAGGGCGTCGATACCGAGAACGTCGAGTACGAGGAGGTCACCGTCCCGGTACTCGTCGTCGGTGCGGGTGCCGCCGGGGCACGGACGGCCATCTCGCTCAAACAGGCGGGCGTCGAGCCGCTCGTCATCGGCAAGCGCGACCACGGTGACGCACACACGACGTGGGCCGCAGGCGGCATCAACGCCGCACTCGGCTCTCTCGACGAGGAGGACGACTGGACGGTCCACGCCGCCGACACCTACGACGAGGGCCACTTCATCAACGACCCGGACGCGGTCGAACTCGTCGCGAAGGGTATGCCCGACCGCATCCGCGAACTCGACGAGTGGGGGATGCCCTTCGACCGCACCGAGGACGGGAAGATCAACCAACGCTACTTCGGCGCGCAGTCGTTCCGGCGGACCTGTTTCGTCGGCGACCGTACGGGCGAGGCCATCCTCGAAACGCTCGTCGCGAAGGCCCAGGAGTTGGAGATCCCGTACCGCGACAACGTGATGGTCACCCGGCTGCTCTCCGACGGCTCGCGCGTCTATGGCGCGGCGGGCTACGACATGGAGGACGGCCACTTCGTCGTCTTCACCGCCGAACACGTCGTGCTGGCGGCTGGCGGGTTCAGTGCCATCTACAACCGCCACTCCTCGCGCGACGACGAGAACAACGGCGACGGTCCCGCTCTGGCATACGAAGCCGGTGCAAGCCTGCTGGACACCGAGTTCGTCCAGTTCCACCCGACCGGAATGGTCCAAGACCCCGACTGGGAGGAGGAGTGGGGCGGCCGACTCGTCACCGAAGCCGTCCGCGGCGAGGGTGGACGGCTGTTCAACAGTGAGGGAGAACGGTTCATGGAACGCTACTCGCCCGACCAGATGGAACTCGACGCCCGCGACGTCGTCGCCCGTGCAATCGCCCAGGAGGTCCGCGAAGGGCGGGGGACCGAGAACGGCGGTGTCTACCTCGACATCTCCCACCGCGACCGCGACTTCATCGAGGAGCGACTGCCGCGGATGTACGAGCGGTTCCAGAGCCTTGGCGTCGATATGGCCGAAGAACCGGTTGAGGTCGCGCCGACGGCCCACTACACGATGGGCGGCGTCGACATTGACTTCAACACGGGCGAGACGGGTGTCGAGGGGCTGTACGCCGTCGGCGAGACGGTCGCCGGCGTCCACGGCGCGAACCGTCTCGGCGGCAACTCGCTGGCCGAGACGGTCGCCATCGGCAAGCTCGTCGGCGACCACGTCGCCAATCAGGTGACGGGTGAGACGCCCGAACTCCCCGGCGGGATGCGCGCGCTCGCCCAGCGGGAGTTCGCGGCACTGGAAGGGCTGGAGACCTCTGACGGCGACGTGACGCCGGAGGAACTCCACGAGGCCTTTGGCGAACTCATGTGGGAGCACGCGGGCATCCTGCGCGACGAGGAGAGCCTGAAAGCCGGGCTGGAGCGGCTACAGGACCTCCGCGAGCGGACCGCCGACCTCCGGGTCGACGGCGACCGGACGAGTCTCGCCTTCGAGTACGCGGTGGACCTCTCGTTCACCTTCACGGTCGGCGAAGCGATCCTTCGCGGCGCGCTCGAACGCGAGGAGTCCCGCGGCGCGCACTTCCGTGAGGACTTCACCGAGACAGACGAGACGTGGCGCAAAAACATCCTCGTCGACCGCGGAGACACGGGGATGGGACTCACGACGCGGGGCGTCGGCGAGCCGTCGCCGGAAGTCCAGGCGGCAATCGACGAGGGCCACGAACTGGACTACCACCACCTCGAATAA
- a CDS encoding acyl-CoA synthetase family protein encodes MNTLGDLVARERRSSATALSVPALDRDYSYRDFCTTAWKAGNFLGFLGVRGGGRVAVEPDLLPEPLLTVFGAALHGATTTFDTSDPDVRALVVPQDREGDFEDVPGTKRVVYGGPPSDPGVSHWETDVWSENPTFPPTPVDPETAALDVDGEAYSHRYLLDVAATVVDDADLTEEDDVVVRGSIADVDVFVAGVLAPLSVGATVVFPDDDDCGSQGTVAVVGDTDETETDVADAPEDHVLTASDVR; translated from the coding sequence GTGAACACTCTCGGAGACCTCGTCGCCCGCGAGCGTCGGTCGTCGGCGACGGCGCTTTCAGTCCCAGCGCTCGACCGCGACTACAGCTACCGCGACTTCTGTACCACCGCGTGGAAGGCGGGCAACTTCCTCGGCTTTCTCGGCGTCCGCGGTGGCGGCCGGGTGGCTGTCGAGCCAGACCTCCTCCCCGAGCCGCTCCTGACCGTCTTCGGGGCCGCGCTCCACGGCGCGACGACGACCTTCGACACGAGCGACCCTGACGTCCGAGCGCTCGTCGTTCCACAGGACCGAGAAGGCGACTTCGAGGACGTGCCGGGGACCAAACGTGTCGTCTACGGCGGTCCGCCCTCGGACCCCGGCGTCTCTCACTGGGAGACGGACGTCTGGAGCGAGAACCCGACGTTCCCGCCGACGCCGGTCGACCCCGAGACGGCCGCTCTCGACGTCGACGGCGAGGCCTACAGCCACCGCTACCTGCTCGACGTGGCCGCGACTGTCGTCGACGACGCGGACCTCACCGAGGAGGACGACGTCGTCGTCCGCGGTTCCATCGCCGACGTCGATGTCTTCGTCGCGGGCGTCCTCGCGCCGCTGTCGGTCGGCGCGACGGTCGTCTTCCCGGACGATGACGACTGCGGGTCGCAAGGAACCGTCGCCGTCGTTGGCGACACTGACGAGACCGAGACGGACGTCGCCGACGCGCCCGAAGACCACGTCCTCACCGCGTCGGACGTGCGTTGA
- the dnaK gene encoding molecular chaperone DnaK, producing the protein MASNKILGIDLGTTNSAFAVMEGGDPEIIVNAEGDRTTPSVVAFTDDGERLVGKPAKNQAIQNPDRTYRSIKRHMGEDGYTVEVEGEDYTPEQISAMILQKIKRDAEDYLGDDVEKAVITVPAYFNDKQRQATKDAGEIAGFEVERIVNEPTAASMAYGLDDDSDQTVLVFDLGGGTFDVSVLDLGGGVYEVVATNGDNSLGGDDWDEAIIDHLATEFKNNHGIDLREDRQALQRLKDAAEEAKIELSSRKETDINLPFITATDSGPVHLEQSLTRAKFESLTEDLIERTVGPTEQALEDAGYGKDDIDEVILVGGSTRMPQVQEKVTEILGKEPKKNVNPDEAVALGAAIQGGVLGGEVDDIVLLDVTPLSLGIEVKGGLFERLIEKNTTIPTEESKIFTTAADNQTSVQVRVFQGEREIAEENELLGEFQLSGIPPAPAGTPQIEVGFNIDENGIVNVEAEDKGSGNAESITIEGGAGLSDDEIERMQEEAEQHAEEDEERRERIEARNNAEGAVQRANKLLEENEEQVDDDLRADIEAAIEDVEATLEDDDATTEELEDATESLSKELQEIGKQMYQEQAQAQAGGPGGAGPGGAGGMGGMGGDATDGGDEYVDADFEDVDDEEEK; encoded by the coding sequence ATGGCGAGCAACAAAATTCTCGGTATCGACCTGGGTACCACAAACAGCGCGTTCGCCGTGATGGAGGGCGGAGACCCCGAAATCATCGTGAACGCGGAGGGTGACCGGACCACCCCGTCCGTTGTCGCCTTCACCGACGACGGCGAGCGACTCGTCGGCAAACCGGCGAAGAACCAGGCCATCCAGAACCCCGACCGGACCTACCGGTCGATCAAGCGTCACATGGGTGAAGACGGCTACACCGTCGAGGTCGAAGGCGAGGACTACACGCCCGAGCAGATCTCGGCGATGATCCTCCAGAAGATCAAGCGCGACGCCGAGGACTATCTCGGCGACGACGTCGAGAAGGCCGTCATCACCGTCCCGGCGTACTTCAACGACAAGCAGCGTCAGGCCACGAAGGACGCCGGCGAGATCGCCGGCTTCGAGGTTGAGCGCATCGTCAACGAACCGACGGCGGCGTCGATGGCGTACGGTCTCGACGACGACTCCGACCAGACCGTCCTCGTGTTCGACCTCGGTGGCGGGACGTTCGACGTCTCGGTGCTGGACCTCGGTGGCGGCGTCTACGAAGTCGTCGCGACGAACGGGGACAACAGCCTCGGCGGCGACGACTGGGACGAGGCCATCATCGACCATCTCGCGACCGAGTTCAAGAACAACCACGGCATCGACCTCCGCGAGGACCGTCAGGCCCTCCAGCGGCTGAAGGACGCTGCCGAGGAAGCGAAGATCGAACTCAGCTCCCGCAAGGAGACGGATATCAACCTGCCGTTCATCACGGCGACCGATTCCGGCCCGGTCCACCTCGAACAGTCGCTCACCCGTGCGAAGTTCGAGTCGCTGACCGAGGACCTCATCGAGCGCACCGTCGGCCCGACGGAGCAGGCGCTCGAAGACGCAGGCTACGGTAAGGACGACATCGACGAGGTCATCCTCGTCGGCGGGTCGACCCGGATGCCGCAGGTTCAGGAGAAGGTCACCGAGATCCTCGGTAAGGAGCCGAAGAAGAACGTCAACCCCGACGAGGCCGTCGCACTCGGCGCGGCCATCCAGGGTGGCGTCCTCGGCGGCGAGGTCGACGACATCGTCCTGCTGGACGTGACGCCGCTCTCGCTCGGTATCGAGGTCAAGGGCGGTCTCTTCGAGCGACTCATCGAGAAGAACACCACCATCCCGACCGAGGAGTCGAAGATCTTCACCACGGCCGCGGACAACCAGACCTCCGTGCAGGTCCGCGTCTTCCAGGGCGAGCGTGAAATCGCCGAGGAGAACGAACTGCTCGGCGAGTTCCAGCTCTCGGGTATCCCGCCGGCTCCGGCTGGCACGCCGCAGATCGAGGTCGGCTTCAACATCGACGAGAACGGGATCGTCAACGTCGAGGCCGAGGACAAAGGCTCCGGCAACGCTGAGTCCATCACCATCGAGGGGGGCGCGGGTCTCTCGGACGACGAGATCGAGCGGATGCAGGAGGAAGCCGAGCAGCACGCCGAAGAGGACGAGGAACGTCGCGAGCGCATCGAGGCGCGGAACAACGCCGAGGGCGCAGTCCAGCGCGCGAACAAGCTCCTCGAGGAGAACGAGGAGCAGGTCGACGACGACCTTCGCGCGGACATCGAGGCCGCAATCGAGGACGTCGAGGCGACGCTCGAAGACGACGACGCCACGACCGAGGAACTCGAAGACGCGACCGAGAGCCTCTCGAAGGAACTGCAGGAGATCGGCAAGCAGATGTACCAAGAGCAGGCCCAGGCGCAGGCTGGCGGTCCCGGCGGTGCCGGTCCGGGCGGCGCCGGTGGCATGGGCGGCATGGGTGGCGACGCCACCGACGGCGGCGACGAGTACGTCGACGCCGACTTCGAGGACGTCGACGACGAGGAAGAGAAGTAA
- a CDS encoding DUF7520 family protein: MNDEPTGRRVLLTVAGVVVVLAGIIGFFVGSNSAESSPTFEVFGTLALPTSPASVALYGMVLAGVVMGGLFAAVQFASRYDDV; this comes from the coding sequence GTGAACGACGAACCCACCGGGCGACGCGTGCTCCTGACTGTCGCTGGTGTCGTAGTGGTGCTCGCCGGAATCATCGGCTTCTTCGTCGGCTCGAACAGTGCCGAGTCGTCGCCGACGTTCGAGGTGTTCGGGACGCTCGCGCTGCCGACGTCTCCGGCGTCGGTCGCGCTCTACGGGATGGTACTCGCGGGCGTCGTCATGGGCGGACTGTTCGCGGCCGTGCAGTTCGCCTCGCGCTACGACGACGTGTAG